TGCTGAGATGAGTGAACAGTTGATGGAAAGATTATTTTATACATCTGATGGTTAGATTGTTGATGCAGTCAGCAAGTGGTCTGCGGAAAAAAAATGATTGtgtaaaaagaagtaaaaagggGAGGTTGAGGATATTATTCTGAATTGGCATCTATGAAACTAAACTGACGTACTATATGGAAAACTTTCCTCTCGTGAGAGTCTTTTAGTCGTGTATGAATGGTTTGTGTACATCTAGGAGGAACATTTTCTGTCTTGTTCATGAGCAAATTTCAGTATTGTTTGAAAGCGTTTCAGTTACGTACATGTATGTGAGTGCACACTTTTTCACTTGTGTGATTAAGAGTATTTCACGTATCTGTGAGAAGTTTTCAGTACAGTATGAGGGTTTGGTTTTATAAATGTGTATGCATGCTAATTCAGAAAAATGTCCTTCATAAATGACGTGTTTCCAACGCTAGCTGGGATTAAAAGATCGGGGATCCCTGATTTAAGATGTAGGTTGTTTTTTGCAGATGATTGTCAGGACACTTGACACGTCTGTATTCTATTCTAAGTGTAAATTAGTTGTTTCTTCTGTAGACCCAATAATTGGTAATAATGAATGAGAACAGTCTGTTTATGATGAACGTGTCGTCTTGCTGTAGGTGAATATCATCCCTGTGATCGCCAAAGCTGATACCATCAGTAAGAGTGAGCTGCACAAATTCAAGATCAAAATCATGAGTGAACTGGTCAGCAACGGTGTCCAGATTTACCAGTTCCCCCTGGACGATGAGACGGTGGCCAAAGTCAACTCCAGTATGAACGTAAggagggacacacacacacacacacacacacacacacacacacacacacactgtggtACAGAGGTTACAGTACAAGTCAGTCATTATAATCTTGCAGATGTCCCTGTTCCGTTTAAATCAGAGCTTAATTTACTTTTTGGCATCATCGttggtgcagctggtagtgcagccgcctCACAGCTCGACGGTCCTGGGATCACTTCTCGCCGTGGGTGCTGAGTGCATGTTttacttcagcacccacaccctgggtggggttgggatgttctccccatgttcccttgggtagataatgtgagctaccctcacaaaaacatgcagcagtcctgggctacacactgccccctctggccagccggggcgccagatggggtggggggggatctggctggaataacgtgatgtTGGGTGAAAAGAAAGGCAGGGTTTCCGCTGGgttttaaaaagtgataaatgaaaattgccaaatttaaggccattaaaagtgttaaattcactgtcagaggtattattttttttttaaattggtattattttttaccttttacattttaagcagtgtattttattgtcattcacaaagtgaaataaatgtgaaacatctggtcaacatcaatgagtctataaatctgttctgtatagtgttctatagttcaaaatctgtattaatgttaaaaggtccgtgattaacacttaatgttgtgatagtttttaaaaaaaaatctgaaggtagtgaataaggtattaaattggtattaaatttaacataaggattgctgtataaaccctggaAAGGATCCTGCTCACTCCTAAAGTGGGGGCAGAGGGAGCAACGCACaagactgacttaggtaggagcactggctGATAAAAcgggaataaaaaaaatcagggataaaaatatatttttttaaaaacatgaataTCATCCCAGCCCGTCCGAAAAACGTAGGTTTCATCCACACTAGGAGTTTAaaacatgacatttttgtaactGCTACACCTGCCACCCACAGCACCCCGGCAAGTTCAACTCcagcaaaaacaacaacttttgtGAACCCATTTTATAAACACAGATGTTGGGGTCTAGTGTGCACAAAAAAACCCAAGACAGGGGATAGTTGAATATATTTGCCTTTCATGGTTAATacgtaaagaaaaaaacatgatgaTCTTGTCTTCTAGGGCCATTTGCCATTTGCTGTAGTCGGCAGCACAGAGGAAGTCTCCGTCGGCAATAAGATGGTGAAAGCACGCCAGTATCCGTGGGGAGTTGTCCAAGGTAGGATGGGAGTGTTTGTGTTGTACAACCAGAGCTGATGCTGGGggaaaaagtgttttattttgtgatttaagTGAGCTTAATgcataactttttattttattcttcctGTCCTATCAGTGGAGAACGAGCATCATTGTGACTTTGTTAAACTGAGGGAGATGCTCATCTGTGTCAACATGGAGGACTTGAGAGAGCAAACCCATACGAGGCACTATGAGCTTTACAGGCGATGCAAACTGGAGGAAATGGGTTTTAAGGATACGGATCCAGAGTGCAAACCTGTCAGGTGAGCTGCACACTCCCCCGCACCTGCACTGCACTCACCTGCATGACCCGACCCACAGCTGACCCCCGTGTTCCTGCATACAGTCTGCAGCAGACGTACGAGGCCAAGCGTCAGGAGTTCCTGGTGGAACTGCAGAAGAGAGAGGACGAGATGAGGCAAATCTTCGTCCAGAGAGTGAAGGAGAAGGAGtcggagctgaaggaggctgaGAGGGAGGTACGCAGACGATCAAGTAGCACACGGGCCGTTTACCTTGTTGGCTTAATACGGATAGTATTTACTTCAATTTGTCGGGTGCTAATAAGTGTCgtctgttgtgttttttttcttttagctgCAGGGCCGTTTCGAGCAGCTCAAGCGCCTCCATGCGGAGGAGAAAACGGCTCTGGAGGACAAGAGGCGGCTTCTGGAAGAGGACCAGAGCTCCTTCAGCAAGAGACGAGCCGCCGCTCAGCTCCTTCAGGCGCAGAGCCTCACAGCCAATGGCAAGAAAGACAAGGACCGCAAAAAGTAAGAGGACTCTCTGAACTCTCATGTTATACCGACATAAGCTGCTCAAATACTCGCAGCGATGATGAGAAGAAGTTTGAGTCACTCAGTTGAGGAAGtgttactattactattactacgtTCTGGTAAAGCTCAGCAATGTGCTCATTTGCATTTCTCTTGTCCTCTTCCAGTTCTGGCTTCATGTGAAGACGTGTGGATCTGCAGTTCGCTCCATCATGACCAGCGGAACCAGTGACATCGTCTCCACAGCAGCTCCAGCCAGTCCCAAACACTAACCAGAGAAGTCCAAATGCCAAAGTTTAAAGACTGTTTCTGAAGATCATTTGTACACTTTCTTTCAAGTTATTTTTACTCTCTTTTGTaggttttattgctttttttttgtgtattgatatatatttatcctttttttaattttttttttatacaaaatCTCAAATCTTTTCTACacctttctttttaacttttagCCACATTGAGGGGAAACCTCATACAGCCTCCTCACTGAAAGCTGTTTACACAGCTAAAGACTTGCACAGGTACAAATGTTACGGTTGGAGAGACTTCGTCTGCTTTTACATAATCCTTCAGAGGTTTCCCATAACATtacttaaaaatatatataaatatataattccATAACTCCATTTTCAAGTGGTAGTTTCACGTGTGTGTCCCCAGTTCTGAATCTGTAAATGGCCAGTTTTTCTAGGAGTTactatttttttgtgtgtgtttgtgtctataTACACAACTAAAAACACTTAATCTGAGTTTTTCATCACAGTTTAAGTTTGAATTGACAGAATGTTTTTCTTCCCTGTCCTTGAGTGCATATTTGAACTGACTACCAACTCAAACTTTAAGATAAAGCAACCAGTTCACATGTTTTGGGCCACATGTCTGAAAATGTGATTCAGAGTCTTGCATGGTTTTGTGACACCACAGACTGAAATGTGATGGATCTGCAGGACCTCAGTTCACGCAAAGCTGTATAAACACTTTGAAAAGAGGCACGCCCTACAGAAGAGGAATGCAGAGTTGAGATGACGCCCTCAGACTGATTAAATGATTTGGGGGGGCTCTTTTCTGTTTTGTAAAGGGTTTGAACTGTATCTGTTACCATTatgtaaagttttttttgtgtatattcatcaccaccaccatcatcatgttGTTCAGAGTTGTAGACGGAGGGCATTACATAAAAGGCTGCAGCTGCAACACTTGCACTAATGTGTTCATCCCAAAGGGAATCGGCAGTAACGTTAACATCATCTGTAGGAAGCGTGGCTTAAGAACGGTCCAAGTGAATGCCAGGATGCAAATTTTCCCAGCAGAACAAAAAAACTGGTATTGCATGATATGCTCTAAAAAGTAATCGATTATTGATCATGCAAAGGAATAGAGGGCATTTTATCTCTGTGccgatcagttttttttttttttttttgtgtgtggtaAAATGCGGAAAGGTGTAAATCAGGACACTGTGGTGCTGGTTTGTAAGACTTCTAGATTTGCCAAACGACTCACTTTAACTGACACTTTACTCACACTAGCGGTTCAGGATGTTTTTAGTGCCTTATGTCTGAACTTTAGAAATACACTACACATATACTGACACCTGCAGGGGAAAAGACACATGTATACCACAGTTGGTTTTAAGGAATATACAGTATTATTTGGGagctctttttccttctttttaaataaataaatgaagtttTGTCACAGTCGATCTCGTTTGTCTGCTTATTCTTAAATCTTAAATAGAGTTTAAATCGTCCAGAGAACTGATTGCATTCACATGCATACTGAGTATTTGACTTTTTGTGgttaaaaacaatgttttttccTAACTATCTgttcatgaccgtcatgttgtGCAGGAAATGATGCTGAGCAGCTTGGATCAGTTGTCCACCTGCCACACTGGTGCATGCTTTGGTGTGATttctctaatctaatctaatctatcaGCACAACTGTTAAGCAGTAATGACCACAAGTGAAAATCCAATAATCTctgttttgaattttttcctcctccaataaatgaaaaataaaactaaggtaaaaaaaaaaaaaaacctttacacATGAAAACCTTTTCTTTTATTGGATAAAGTGTAATGTTGCTCTGCAGGTCTGTATGTGTCTTCATGGATCTGGTTAAATACAAAACGGTGcaaatgttcaaagcaaggaataatctactaccaaaaaatatcagaggaatgttcacagagagagaaaggggctataatctaaggggagaactacattttagaaaacaaagtacgaacaacaatgaaaagcatGTGCATATTGAACTGTGGACTGActctggaacagtttggagcaggaaatgaaacaaagtactaacttaaatctgtttaaaaagagatacaaaaaatgatttataaacaggtatatggaggaggaaatgggttaacaaggagtgtgagaaacataaaatagagaaaaatggtatattatacttgcttaagataccggtgtggatatttatgtagtatatactatatgttgagagggatagttagaATTAtgtaatatgttatatatttattaggtatgtagcatatatatatttatagggatatttatgtagtttatataatgtatatttatatagatttatataatattgtattttctatatattgatatattttatattttctatatacttatatggataaattatgtagtaataggcatgtttacgtagtatttatatagactatttttatggatattgtgtagatataataataatgtaaattcagagttataaaggggtaggaactaggaaaaagtgtatacttcttcctactcctttttcgaacctatgtgcatatgaagatgtcactttatttttattttttatatacatgttcgaaataaattcattaattcattcattcatatatcaGCACAACTGTTAAGCAGTAATGACCACAAGTGCAGATCAATAATCCctgttttgaattttttcctccaataaatgaaaaataaaactaagaaaaaaaaacaacctttacaCGTGAAAACCTTTTCTTTTACTGGAGAAAGGGTAATGTTCCTCTGCAGGTCTGTATCTTCATGTCTCCCCTTCTCCTTGAAGGGCAGCTGCAGTTCATCATTCAGCTCTGATTTGTGTGATCTCAAGCAGAGGGACGGTGATCGATTCCCTGCAGGAGCCTGCGGCATTTCGAGGAGAAGCGTTTCCCTGAAGCAAAACATACTGGAAGGGATTGTTTAGAGCTGAGGATGCTCAACACTGCAGATCTTTTAcatgtagtaaaaaaaaaaaaggctaccCACCCAAATGGAGGAGTTTGAGCATCAGCTCTTTTCTGCATGAGTGTAAATCTAAGGCAGCCTTTGTACacataaagtgtgtgtgtgtgtgtgtgtgtgtgtgtgcacacacactcTTGGTAGTCTAAATGCAAATGGTGTGGGAACATTGTAGACAGCCTAGACTCATGAAGAGATGAGGTTGTCCACGGCGGTGTAGGGGAGAAaaagggaggatggagggagggatagaAATCGACAActcttaaacctgaattatggttccgcgtttaattgacgcagagcctacgccgtagagtacgccgtaggctctgcgttggtgtacgcggaaccataaatcagccttcaccagCATGCGTGTaataataaagacagtaataCTGGATCAACCCGTACCTGGAGTGCTGCTCAAAAACACTCCAGGAGCTCAGAATGAGCACATTGTGAGTGATTATGATCATAATAATTAGAGCAGGACGTGATTttcagggggagaaaaaaacaaaccattaAATCCAAACAGGCAATAGAGctaatgtgtttgttttgcgCCAGAGAATATCAATCTGTTGTTTCCAACCATTTTCTGTTGCACAgtcgttaaaaaaaaagaaacagcccAGAGGAATGCACAAAAAAGCTCActagaaatgtttttaaaacaaaaggcATTTATTGCGAAAAATGCACttgacatgaaaaaaaaaacctaaacaaaaacaatcataaTCAACCACGGGTCATCAGTACAAGACGATGTAATGATCACATGGTAGAAAGCGCTGGACGGGGCCAGCTCAGAGCATGACTTTGATGGCACAAAAGGCCAATAAATATTCTGCACAATAtagaattttatatatatttatgtatatatatatatatatatatttcctcATATTCTCTCACTGTCTCAGTTTCAACTCGGTCCTGATGAGGCATGAGCATCCATGCTGCACCAAGCATCGTCATAAACTCTCTTATTGTATAAAGAGCTACATACAGAGTCCATATGAACAAACATGGCtaacatttatttcaaaatggcaAAAATGAGAGCTCAGGCTTCCTGGGAAAGAGAGCTGACAGTGTCCTGGTAGCAAAGAGAGTTTGGCCAcacaaaaagagtaaaaaaaataataaaatccatCAGGTGTGAGAGAGCAGTTCACCCATCAGCCTGATCCGTGAGCTGCTTTTGTGATTAAACACAACTGAAACTTTTCCATCATCTGCATGTCTCGTTTTATCTTCTATGGTGCGTTCAAATCAATTAGGAAATACCACCGTTccgaaaacatttttaaatctgccaccttaagttttttttttcaaaaatggcaTTTACAACCAGGAAGCTCGGGCAAATGACAAGCTCACGTCATGTAtttaaacacataaaaacagTTTGAAAATCCGGCGCTTCaagtattttttattcattttttttttttccttttgtctttttaatCTAAAGTGACCACTGCAGTGGTTTTATTCCTGACGTATTGACTGTTGTAAACCCTCCCCCTCAGAAAAGTCGAGccagtggaaaagaaaacagcaGAGCTGTTCTGGGATCTGCTGGTATTTGTTTTGTCATCGGGCCAAACAGAACAGAGTCGACTCAAACACAAGCTCGTCCTACTGAATCACATACACCCCCCTCCTCCACCCAAAAAGTGAGAAAAAGTTCAAAAGGTCTGTCTAGagcgtgtatttgtgtgtgtgagagacatTTGTAGGCACTCGGGTTTGACTGACGGGTTTAAAGGCCAATGGAGATATGTTTGGACTAAACTTTTCCAATAACAAATACCAAAAATTTGACAGTAACTTTTCCCGTTGCTGTTTAAGGAAAAAAGATAAAGCTTCACTTTGAGCTGACAGAACCAAAACCCCTCCCTTGAATCACAGTTATGAACACCTAGAATTAAAGAAAAAGCTTGTGCGCTGCTTCAGGATAGATTCCCAACAACAGAATAACTGTGGTTTCATTCGTTTCCTGACAGCACCGATGATGATTACAATACCACATTACAAAAGAGGATGTCCAAATAAATCATTTCTCCTGCTTGTTTTCTGAAATTCTACACCTGCTCAAAAAAGGAACTACACTAAATACATTGAATAAAACGAATTTGCCAGAAGAGTGTTATAGATCATTCTGCTTTTTCTGTCTTGTGCTAGTTTTGTGCAAGTCTGGGAGGATCTCACTAGATGTTCCAGGTAATTTGGAGAAAGAAACAACTGAAGTCGATTCCGAACCTAAAGACGGGTTTTCCACTGTTTTTATCATGTTAGGGTCAAATTAGATGTATGCTTTGCCTATAATAACCATCTCCTGAGAGCAGATGGTTATTAGTCGTTTGTGCTTCATTTAAGCCCTGTTTTaagtgtttatttcactgctgaATGCTTACTGCCACCAGCCTGAGAGCTGATGGTTTTCCGTCTCCACAAATGAAAATCCCTTTTAACGAGTAAAT
This DNA window, taken from Cololabis saira isolate AMF1-May2022 chromosome 6, fColSai1.1, whole genome shotgun sequence, encodes the following:
- the septin10 gene encoding septin 10, coding for MASSDVARQPDKGVRPLNLAGHVGFDSLPDQLVNKSICQGFCFNILCIGETGIGKSTLMDTLFNTNFENFESSHFEPQVKLRAQTYDLQESNVRLRLTVVNTVGFGDQMNKQESYQPVVDYIDKQFESYLQEELKIKRSLHNYHDSRVHACLYFISPSGHSLKSLDLVTMKKLDSKVNIIPVIAKADTISKSELHKFKIKIMSELVSNGVQIYQFPLDDETVAKVNSSMNGHLPFAVVGSTEEVSVGNKMVKARQYPWGVVQVENEHHCDFVKLREMLICVNMEDLREQTHTRHYELYRRCKLEEMGFKDTDPECKPVSLQQTYEAKRQEFLVELQKREDEMRQIFVQRVKEKESELKEAERELQGRFEQLKRLHAEEKTALEDKRRLLEEDQSSFSKRRAAAQLLQAQSLTANGKKDKDRKNSGFM